One stretch of Prunus persica cultivar Lovell chromosome G1, Prunus_persica_NCBIv2, whole genome shotgun sequence DNA includes these proteins:
- the LOC18791435 gene encoding glutamyl-tRNA(Gln) amidotransferase subunit B, chloroplastic/mitochondrial isoform X1 yields MASTIFRSLHSHPFLFHPTALIRRKYVILYCTMRSAQTQTATQEKVKPQVKVSPHSTQSKALEKASKDYEAVIGIETHVQLNTLTKAFCSCPYNYGSPPNTSVCPICMGLPGALPVLNLKVIESAVKVGLALNCKLSLNSKFDRKQYFYPDLPKGYQISQFDVPIATSGYIDLDLPLEFGGGHRKFGITRVHMEEDAGKLLHSEGGSYSQVDLNRAGVPLLEIVSEPDMRNGIEAAEYAAELQRLVRYLGVSNGNMQEGSLRCDVNISVRPIGQLQFGTKVEIKNLNSFSSVSRAIDYEISRQVLLHSQGQDKEIVQETRLWEEGAQKTVTMRKKEGLADYRYFPEPDLPGVFLTTDYVDGIRNSLPELPETKRRRYEKMGLSMQDVLFLANDMNVAEFFDTTITKGADVKLATNWIMGDIAAYMKNEKLTINEIKLTPQELAELIASIKDGTISGKIGKEILFELLAKGGTVKGLIEAKDLVQIVDPAEIEKWVEKVLSENPKQLEQYRGGKTKLQGYFAGQVMKLSKGKANPGLLNKILLEKLNAKS; encoded by the exons ATGGCTTCCACAATTTTTAGAAGCCTTCATTCCCacccttttttatttcatcCAACTGCATTAATTAGAAGAAAATATGTCATTTTGTATTGCACAATGAGAAGCGCACAAACCCAGACAGCAACACAAGAAAAGGTCAAGCCACAAGTAAAAGTTTCGCCACATAGTACCCAGAGCAAAGCACTCGAGAAAGCCTCAAAGGACTATGAAGCAGTCATAGGTATCGAAACCCATGTCCAGCTCAACACTCTTACCAAGGCCTTCTGTAGTTGTCCTTATAATTATGGCTCTCCTCCAAACACCAGCGTCTGCCCCATTTGTATGGGTCTGCCTGGAGCTTTACCAGTTTTGAACTTGAAGGTCATTGAGTCTGCAGTGAAAGTGGGACTTGCACTCAATTGCAAATTGTCATTGAACTCAAAGTTTGATAGGAAACAATACTTTTACCCAGACCTTCCGAAGGGATACCAAATATCACAGTTTGACGTTCCAATTGCAACCAGTGGTTACATTGACTTGGATCTTCCGTTAGAGTTTGGTGGTGGGCATAGGAAGTTTGGCATTACAAGAGTTCACATGGAAGAGGATGCAGGGAAGCTGCTTCATTCAGAAGGTGGAAGTTACTCACAG GTTGATTTAAATAGAGCAGGGGTGCCCTTGCTTGAGATTGTTTCTGAACCTGATATGAGAAATGGTATTGAAGCTGCAGAATATGCTGCAGAGTTACAGAGGTTGGTTCGGTATCTGGGAGTGAGTAATGGCAATATGCAAGAAGGTTCACTTCGTTGTGATGTTAATATTTCAGTTCGACCAATTGGGCAATTACAGTTTGGGACGAAG GTGgagataaaaaatttgaactcattTTCATCTGTTAGTAGGGCAATTGATTATGAAATCTCAAGGCAGGTGCTTCTTCATAGTCAAGGCCAGGATAAAGAAATTGTACAGGAAACTCGTCTATGGGAAGAAGGAGCTCAG AAAACAGTTACAAtgaggaagaaagaaggacTTGCTGATTACCGATATTTCCCAGAACCAGACCTTCCAGGAGTTTTCCTCACTACAGACTATGTTGATGGTATTCGTAATTCTTTGCCTGAACTTCCAGAAACGAAGCGTCGGAGGTATGAAAAGATGGGCCTGAGCATGCAGGATGTTCTTTTCCTTGCAAATGACATGAAC GTTGCAGAGTTTTTTGATACTACTATTACAAAAGGTGCTGATGTGAAGCTAGCTACCAACTGGATAATGGGCGATATTGCTGCCtatatgaaaaatgaaaagttgaCCATCAATGAGATTAAGCTTACTCCTCAAGAGTTGGCTGAATTAATAGCTTCCATAAAAGATGGGACCATTAGTGGGAAGATAGGAAAAGAG ATATTGTTTGAGCTTCTAGCCAAGGGTGGTACTGTGAAGGGACTGATAGAAGCAAAAGATTTAGTTCAG ATAGTAGATCCTGCTGAGATTGAAAAATGGGTAGAAAAGGTGTTGTCCGAGAATCCCAAGCAGCTGGAACAATATCGTGGCGGAAAAACTAAGCTGCAAGGTTATTTTGCTGGCCAG GTAATGAAACTatcaaaaggaaaagcaaaTCCAGGGCTCCTAAACAAGATTCTTTTAGAGAAATTGAACGCCAAAAGCTGA
- the LOC18791435 gene encoding glutamyl-tRNA(Gln) amidotransferase subunit B, chloroplastic/mitochondrial isoform X2, with amino-acid sequence MASTIFRSLHSHPFLFHPTALIRRKYVILYCTMRSAQTQTATQEKVKPQVKVSPHSTQSKALEKASKDYEAVIGIETHVQLNTLTKAFCSCPYNYGSPPNTSVCPICMGLPGALPVLNLKVIESAVKVGLALNCKLSLNSKFDRKQYFYPDLPKGYQISQFDVPIATSGYIDLDLPLEFGGGHRKFGITRVHMEEDAGKLLHSEGGSYSQVDLNRAGVPLLEIVSEPDMRNGIEAAEYAAELQRLVRYLGVSNGNMQEGSLRCDVNISVRPIGQLQFGTKVEIKNLNSFSSVSRAIDYEISRQVLLHSQGQDKEIVQETRLWEEGAQKTVTMRKKEGLADYRYFPEPDLPGVFLTTDYVDGIRNSLPELPETKRRRYEKMGLSMQDVLFLANDMNVAEFFDTTITKGADVKLATNWIMGDIAAYMKNEKLTINEIKLTPQELAELIASIKDGTISGKIGKEILFELLAKGGTVKGLIEAKDLVQIVDPAEIEKWVEKVLSENPKQLEQYRGGKTKLQGYFAGQVMKLSKGKANPGLLNKILLEKLNAKS; translated from the exons ATGGCTTCCACAATTTTTAGAAGCCTTCATTCCCacccttttttatttcatcCAACTGCATTAATTAGAAGAAAATATGTCATTTTGTATTGCACAATGAGAAGCGCACAAACCCAGACAGCAACACAAGAAAAGGTCAAGCCACAAGTAAAAGTTTCGCCACATAGTACCCAGAGCAAAGCACTCGAGAAAGCCTCAAAGGACTATGAAGCAGTCATAGGTATCGAAACCCATGTCCAGCTCAACACTCTTACCAAGGCCTTCTGTAGTTGTCCTTATAATTATGGCTCTCCTCCAAACACCAGCGTCTGCCCCATTTGTATGGGTCTGCCTGGAGCTTTACCAGTTTTGAACTTGAAGGTCATTGAGTCTGCAGTGAAAGTGGGACTTGCACTCAATTGCAAATTGTCATTGAACTCAAAGTTTGATAGGAAACAATACTTTTACCCAGACCTTCCGAAGGGATACCAAATATCACAGTTTGACGTTCCAATTGCAACCAGTGGTTACATTGACTTGGATCTTCCGTTAGAGTTTGGTGGTGGGCATAGGAAGTTTGGCATTACAAGAGTTCACATGGAAGAGGATGCAGGGAAGCTGCTTCATTCAGAAGGTGGAAGTTACTC GCAGGTTGATTTAAATAGAGCAGGGGTGCCCTTGCTTGAGATTGTTTCTGAACCTGATATGAGAAATGGTATTGAAGCTGCAGAATATGCTGCAGAGTTACAGAGGTTGGTTCGGTATCTGGGAGTGAGTAATGGCAATATGCAAGAAGGTTCACTTCGTTGTGATGTTAATATTTCAGTTCGACCAATTGGGCAATTACAGTTTGGGACGAAG GTGgagataaaaaatttgaactcattTTCATCTGTTAGTAGGGCAATTGATTATGAAATCTCAAGGCAGGTGCTTCTTCATAGTCAAGGCCAGGATAAAGAAATTGTACAGGAAACTCGTCTATGGGAAGAAGGAGCTCAG AAAACAGTTACAAtgaggaagaaagaaggacTTGCTGATTACCGATATTTCCCAGAACCAGACCTTCCAGGAGTTTTCCTCACTACAGACTATGTTGATGGTATTCGTAATTCTTTGCCTGAACTTCCAGAAACGAAGCGTCGGAGGTATGAAAAGATGGGCCTGAGCATGCAGGATGTTCTTTTCCTTGCAAATGACATGAAC GTTGCAGAGTTTTTTGATACTACTATTACAAAAGGTGCTGATGTGAAGCTAGCTACCAACTGGATAATGGGCGATATTGCTGCCtatatgaaaaatgaaaagttgaCCATCAATGAGATTAAGCTTACTCCTCAAGAGTTGGCTGAATTAATAGCTTCCATAAAAGATGGGACCATTAGTGGGAAGATAGGAAAAGAG ATATTGTTTGAGCTTCTAGCCAAGGGTGGTACTGTGAAGGGACTGATAGAAGCAAAAGATTTAGTTCAG ATAGTAGATCCTGCTGAGATTGAAAAATGGGTAGAAAAGGTGTTGTCCGAGAATCCCAAGCAGCTGGAACAATATCGTGGCGGAAAAACTAAGCTGCAAGGTTATTTTGCTGGCCAG GTAATGAAACTatcaaaaggaaaagcaaaTCCAGGGCTCCTAAACAAGATTCTTTTAGAGAAATTGAACGCCAAAAGCTGA
- the LOC18790095 gene encoding histone-lysine N-methyltransferase family member SUVH9, translated as MGSLIPILDLNNLPESTAGSTPTNTTTIAMKVPKIEPKLEPFDEPLDTQLPQLPQEPFVPTPTPNSFANSQLTPFSDPNHTPLSESSTVPSDQDNVYSEFHRISELFRTAFAKGLQRFGDVDVLDPDSRAIVPVSQEQQLQEVVVARRKYPQRSSELVRVTDLNVEDQRYFRDVVRKTRMLYDSIRILSVAEEEKRAPGLGRRARGDLRAASVLRDRGLWLNRDKRIVGSIPGVYVGDIFFFRMELCVVGLHGQVQAGIDYLPASQSSNHEPIATSIIVSGGYEDDEDAGDVIIYTGHGGQDKFNRQCAHQKLEGGNLALERSMHYGIEVRVIRGIKCQGSVSSKLYVYDGLYRIFDCWFDVGKSGFGVYKYKILRMEGQGEMGSAVLKFAESLRTRPLSVRQSGYLSLDISNKKENVPVFLFNDIDSDQDPLYYDYLVTTVFPTQVFHQSGQGTGCDCVDSCSGNCFCAMKNGGEFAYDQNGFLLRGKPVVFECGTFCRCPPHCQNRVTQKGLRNRLEVFRSRETGWGVRSLDLIHAGAFICEYTGVILTREMAQIFAMNGDSLVYPHRFSDRWTEWGDLSQIYPDYVRPSYPSIPPLDFAMDVSKMRNVACYMSHSSTPNVLVQFVLYDHNNLMFPHIMLFAMENIPPMRELSLDYGVADEWTGKLAICN; from the coding sequence ATGGGCTCTCTCATCCCAATTCTAGACCTCAATAACCTCCCAGAATCAACCGCAGGCTCAACCCcaaccaacaccaccaccatcgCCATGAAAGTCCCGAAAATCGAACCCAAGCTCGAACCTTTCGACGAGCCACTCGATACCCAACTGCCCCAACTACCCCAAGAACCCTTCGTTCCCACTCCTACCCCCAACTCTTTCGCTAATTCCCAATTGACCCCTTTCTCCGACCCCAACCACACCCCTCTATCTGAATCCTCCACCGTACCCTCAGACCAAGACAATGTGTACTCGGAGTTCCATCGGATTTCCGAGCTTTTCCGAACAGCTTTTGCAAAAGGGCTCCAGCGTTTCGGTGACGTAGACGTTTTGGACCCGGATTCGCGAGCAATTGTCCCAGTTTCTCAAGAACAACAGCTCCAAGAGGTTGTCGTTGCGCGAAGAAAATACCCCCAGCGGTCCTCTGAGCTTGTCCGGGTCACCGATCTCAACGTTGAGGACCAGCGCTACTTCCGAGACGTAGTGCGAAAAACACGAATGCTATACGATTCGATTCGCATTCTGTCAGTGGCGGAAGAGGAGAAGAGGGCCCCGGGGCTCGGGAGACGAGCCCGAGGCGATTTGCGAGCCGCTTCGGTGCTCAGGGATCGTGGGTTGTGGCTCAATCGCGACAAAAGGATTGTTGGTTCGATTCCTGGGGTCTATGTTGGCGATATCTTCTTTTTTCGGATGGAGTTGTGTGTGGTTGGATTACATGGCCAAGTCCAAGCTGGGATTGACTATCTTCCGGCGAGCCAGAGCTCGAACCATGAGCCAATTGCAACCAGCATTATCGTTTCCGGTGGctatgaagatgatgaggatgCGGGTGATGTGATTATCTACACTGGTCATGGAGGGCAGGACAAGTTTAATAGGCAATGTGCTCATCAGAAGCTGGAAGGTGGGAATTTGGCATTGGAGAGAAGCATGCATTATGGGATTGAAGTGAGAGTTATCAGAGGGATCAAATGTCAAGGCAGTGTTTCAAGTAAGCTTTATGTCTATGATGGCTTGTATAGAATTTTTGATTGTTGGTTTGATGTGGGCAAGTCTGGCTTTGGTGTTTATAAGTACAAGATTTTGAGAATGGAAGGGCAAGGGGAGATGGGTAGCGCCGTCCTTAAGTTTGCCGAGAGTCTTAGGACTAGGCCCTTGTCTGTGAGGCAGTCGGGTTATCTTAGTTTGGATATTTCTAATAAGAAGGAGAATGTTCcagttttccttttcaatgaCATCGATTCTGACCAGGATCCCTTGTACTATGATTATCTTGTGACAACTGTGTTTCCAACGCAAGTATTTCATCAGTCCGGGCAGGGGACTGGGTGCGATTGTGTTGACAGTTGTTCTGGTAATTGCTTTTGTGCTATGAAAAATGGAGGCGAGTTTGCTTATGATCAGAATGGGTTTCTATTAAGAGGCAAGCCTGTGGTTTTTGAATGTGGGACCTTCTGCCGTTGCCCCCCCCACTGTCAGAATCGTGTCACACAAAAAGGGTTGAGAAATAGACTGGAAGTGTTTAGATCAAGGGAAACAGGTTGGGGAGTTAGGTCCTTGGACTTGATACATGCTGGTGCCTTTATATGTGAGTACACAGGGGTAATTCTCACTAGAGAAATGGCTCAGATTTTTGCAATGAATGGTGATAGCTTGGTTTATCCACATCGGTTTTCTGACAGATGGACAGAGTGGGGAGATTTATCTCAGATATATCCTGATTATGTACGTCCATCTTATCCTTCAATCCCACCATTGGATTTTGCAATGGATGTATCGAAAATGAGAAATGTTGCTTGTTACATGAGCCACAGTTCCACTCCAAATGTGCTGGTGCAATTTGTACTGTATGATCACAATAATCTAATGTTTCCTCATATTATGCTATTTGCAATGGAGAACATCCCTCCCATGAGAGAGCTGAGCCTTGACTATGGGGTGGCTGATGAATGGACGGGGAAACTTGCTATCTGTAACTAA
- the LOC18791352 gene encoding uncharacterized protein LOC18791352, with protein MANWSELQPDLLQLIMNNLSFVNILRFRAVCSSWNHAAKSCATSSCPPPRTPSTPWLMLPSSYEENDKKNPASGARCFYSLEEQKVYIIKSAFQDYDHAAALRGFITRAVLSSDPTRDNNFAVVVIHSFFPSKLAFYKHAEEDSRIRRTDLNGVHGGYCDVIFHNEQLFALAGDGSVEVWDFIKSFPIESIDLAQPFAEIKKADIMQDFSIYKYSTQNYLVESLGEILYVGRVIGNFVNHKGIVIGQTDLPEGFAVICPYRTLRFYILKLNITAKKWDINFQLDSAENGYGGHDNGVYNIGNKVVKPFDQLDKWKIDPPPFWIVPNP; from the exons ATGGCAAACTGGTCTGAGCTCCAACCCGACCTCTTACAGCTGATCATGAACAATCTCTCGTTCGTCAACATCCTTCGATTCAGAGCTGTTTGTTCTTCGTGGAATCACGCTGCAAAATCTTGTGCCACTTCATCATGTCCTCCTCCTCGAACCCCTAGTACTCCATGGCTCATGCTCCCTAGTAGTTATGAAGAAAACGACAAAAAAAACCCTGCCAGTGGAGCTCGTTGCTTCTACAGTCTTGAAGAACAGAAAGTTTACATCATCAAGAGCGCGTTTCAAGACTATGATCATGCTGCTGCTTTGCGTGGGTTCATCACACGG GCTGTCCTCTCCTCCGACCCAACTCGTGACAACAACTTCGCTGTTGTGGTGATTCATAGTTTTTTTCCGTCAAAACTTGCATTTTATAAGCATGCGGAGGAGGACAGCAGAATCAGACGGACAGACTTAAATGGTGTGCATGGAGGATATTGTGATGTTATTTTTCACAATGAGCAGTTGTTTGCATTGGCTGGGGATGGCTCGGTTGAAGTCTGGGACTTCATCAAGTCCTTTCCCATCGAAAGCATTGATCTTGCTCAACCGTTTGCGGAGATTAAAAAGGCGGATATAATGCAAGACTTTTCCATTTACAAGTATTCTACTCAGAATTATCTGGTGGAGTCATTGGGTGAGATTTTGTATGTGGGGAGAGTGATAGGGAACTTTGTTAACCATAAGGGCATAGTCATTGGTCAGACGGATCTTCCTGAGGGGTTTGCTGTTATTTGTCCCTATAGAACTCTGCGGTTTTACATCCTCAAGTTGAACATCACTGCCAAAAA GTGGGATATAAATTTCCAATTAGACTCTGCTGAGAATGGTTATGGTGGTCATGATAATGGAGTTTACaacataggaaataaagtTGTGAAGCCATTTGATCAGCTTGATAAGTGGAAAATTGATCCACCACCCTTCTGGATTGTTCCTAATCCATGA
- the LOC18790286 gene encoding F-box protein At2g05970, translated as MAKLKVYHRRHKKKRRSPNWSELQPELLQLITNNLSFVNVLQFKAVCSSWKHAATSSHTPWLMLPSSSSRENGQNNPDSAARCFYSLEEQKVYTIKNAFQGFDHGARCLGSSHGWLVIMDSNGNPHLLNPFSRRQIQLPLIWPFPRLTGDLSLESLRMCVSIAKAVLSSDPSCDNNFAVVVIYDSLPSKLSFCKHGEDSRWTVLNARREYCDVIFHNEQLFALAGDGSVEVWDFNNSFPIKTIDLRQPFAEIGNVDIVKDFSRGIHSTQTYLVESLAEILFVGRIIQNFVKHEDIGEGDLPQESDYISPYRTLHFYVLKLNITAKKWEKVESSLRNQALFLGGNQSMSVSTRDFPELEENSIYFTDDRWEEINYVEDYGGHDVGVYNLGNKIVKTLVLDQFNKWRVDPPPFWIVPNPW; from the coding sequence ATGGCAAAACTGAAAGTATACCACCGTcgccacaaaaagaaaagaagatcaCCAAACTGGTCTGAGCTCCAGCCCGAACTCTTACAGCTGATCACGAACAATCTCTCTTTCGTCAACGTCCTTCAATTCAAAGCCGTTTGTTCTTCGTGGAAACACGCTGCCACTTCGTCTCATACTCCATGGCTCATGCTCCCTAGTAGTAGCAGTCGAGAAAACGGCCAAAACAACCCTGACAGTGCAGCTCGTTGCTTCTACAGTCTTGAAGAACAAAAGGTTTACACCATCAAGAACGCGTTTCAAGGCTTTGATCATGGGGCTCGGTGCCTGGGTTCATCACATGGGTGGCTGGTCATTATGGACAGCAATGGAAACCCACATCTTTTAAACCCGTTTTCGCGACGTCAAATTCAGCTCCCGCTGATTTGGCCCTTTCCTCGCTTGACCGGTGATCTCTCCTTGGAAAGTTTACGGATGTGTGTTAGTATTGCCAAGGCTGTCCTCTCCTCCGACCCGTCTTGCGACAACAACTTCGCTGTTGTGGTGATTTATGATTCTTTACCGTCAAAACTTTCATTTTGTAAGCATGGGGAGGACAGCAGATGGACAGTCTTAAATGCGCGTAGAGAATATTGTGATGTTATTTTCCACAATGAGCAGTTGTTTGCATTGGCTGGGGATGGCTCGGTTGAAGTCTGGGACTTCAACAACTCTTTTCCCATCAAAACCATCGACCTTCGTCAACCATTTGCAGAAATTGGAAACGTGGATATAGTGAAAGACTTTTCAAGGGGCATTCATTCTACTCAGACTTATTTGGTGGAGTCTTTGGCTGAGATTTTGTTTGTGGGGAGAATCATTCAGAACTTTGTCAAGCATGAGGACATTGGTGAGGGGGATCTTCCTCAGGAGAGTGATTATATCAGTCCCTATAGAACTCTGCACTTTTACGTTCTCAAATTGAACATCACTGCCAAAAAGTGGGAGAAAGTAGAATCATCGTTGCGCAATCAAGCTTTATTTTTGGGTGGAAATCAATCGATGTCAGTATCCACTCGGGATTTTCCAGAATTAGAAGAAAACTCAATTTACTTCACAGATGATCGTTGGGAGGAGATAAATTATGTGGAAGATTATGGTGGTCATGATGTTGGAGTTTACAACCTAGGAAATAAAATTGTGAAGACACTAGTACTTGATCAGTTTAATAAGTGGAGAGTTGATCCACCACCCTTTTGGATTGTTCCTAATCCATGGTGA
- the LOC18789752 gene encoding uncharacterized protein LOC18789752, with protein MEGQQSWRPILSFRSATIMMCLLNVITALLLLQGFLSSASSRSKLSTSHLNSATLRYVRESEEIRLAMRPLELIKRVKEIQQEVYAKPETVKEKDTKQTVAGDLSKRLKDLHSVNDATSFKALEEWRKRKMERARLRELEKNGTLASQA; from the exons atGGAGGGACAGCAATCATGGAGGCCAATATTATCGTTCAGGAGCGCGACCATAATGATGTGTTTGCTGAACGTGATAACAGCTCTTCTATTGCTTCAGGGCTTTCTCTCCTCTGCTTCTTCTCGCTCCAAATTGTCCACCTCTCACCTCAATTCag CCACACTTAGGTATGTTCGAGAATCTGAAGAAATTCGTCTTGCTATGAGACCCTTGGAACTGATAAAAAGA GTGAAGGAAATCCAACAAGAAGTATATGCAAAACCAGAAACAGTTAAAGAGAAAGACACAAAGCAAACCGTTGCAGGTGACCTTTCTAAAAGATTGAAAGATCTGCATTCTGTTAATGATGCTACCAGCTTCAAAG CCTTGGAAGAATGGCGTAAAAGGAAGATGGAGAGAGCAAGACTACGTGAACTAGAAAAAAATGGAACACTCGCATCTCAAGCATGA